The Candidatus Babeliales bacterium sequence GGCGCGGGCCTTGGCGGCCTGGACGAGGGAGTTGATCCCTTCGAGCAGGCCGTTGGTCAGGTGGTTGGTGTGCCAGGAGATGATGCCGTCCCAGTGTTTTTCCACGAGCGCTACGAAGTCTTTGATGGGGTGGAGGCGGGAGCGTTTCGCGCCGTAGCACCAGCGTCGGAGGTACTCGGGTGCGTAGCTGGGGTGCTGGTCGTAGAAGGCTTGGAAGTCCTCCCGCCAGCGCAGTGCCCGGGCGGTCGCGAGCTTGGCTGAGGGGCGCATCAGCTGGTGGAGCTCGGCTCGCTGCTTGACCGAGAGGTTCGAGAAGTTTTTCAGCCATAGCCAGCGGGTGTGCTTGAGTTCCGGGCGGGTCGTGACCTCGGTTCGGCGTACCGCGTCGACCGCTTCGCTGAGTTTGGCGGCTAGGTGGAACTTGTCGAAGGTCATCGTCGCGTTCGGTAGGTGCGCCCTGATTCCGGAGATGAACGCGGTGCTCATGTCGGAGCTGGTGTCGGTGATGGTCTTCGGGTCACCACCGTGTTCGGCCAGGTCAGCAGCGAAGCGAGCCACCGTAGCCGCGTCACGCCCCTCGGTGGCGAACAGCACCCGGGCCGCCACCATGTCGGCGAAGATGCTCACGTAGTCCTGGCCTTTGCGGGCCGAGGTCTCGTCCATGCCGACCTTGCGCACCCCAGTGAAGTCCTCCTGGTCACGGGCGGCGCCCACGTGGTGCTCCACGATCCGCCAGATCCTGGTGTCGTGCTCCCGAGTCATCGCAGCGACCTTCGCCATCGGCATCGCCGCCGCGAAGCTGCACACCAGCGCCTCGAACAACAGCGTGAACCCCGACCCCGGACGCGCCCACGCCACGCTGACCTGCCGCACCCCGTGCTCCGGACAGCGCACCCGCGGCAACCGGGCATGCAACAACGCCCGATGCTGGAAAAAGTCCAGATGCCGCCACGTCTTGTCCACCGTGTCATGCACCGCACACCCACCCTGCACGCAGTCCTTAGCCGGACACCCGAACCGGGCACCACGATCAAAACCCAGATACAGATCCAGCTGAGTCCGCTCGGCGTCGAACTCGCTGCGCGTCACCCGCCACGGCCCGCTGAGCCCCAACGCCGCCGTGAACAACCCCAACTCATCC is a genomic window containing:
- a CDS encoding ISL3 family transposase, which encodes MDELGLFTAALGLSGPWRVTRSEFDAERTQLDLYLGFDRGARFGCPAKDCVQGGCAVHDTVDKTWRHLDFFQHRALLHARLPRVRCPEHGVRQVSVAWARPGSGFTLLFEALVCSFAAAMPMAKVAAMTREHDTRIWRIVEHHVGAARDQEDFTGVRKVGMDETSARKGQDYVSIFADMVAARVLFATEGRDAATVARFAADLAEHGGDPKTITDTSSDMSTAFISGIRAHLPNATMTFDKFHLAAKLSEAVDAVRRTEVTTRPELKHTRWLWLKNFSNLSVKQRAELHQLMRPSAKLATARALRWREDFQAFYDQHPSYAPEYLRRWCYGAKRSRLHPIKDFVALVEKHWDGIISWHTNHLTNGLLEGINSLVQAAKARARGYRNKNKMITIVYLTAAKLQLPTHTNPTPTYMSSR